A genomic region of Alphaproteobacteria bacterium contains the following coding sequences:
- the mutM gene encoding bifunctional DNA-formamidopyrimidine glycosylase/DNA-(apurinic or apyrimidinic site) lyase encodes MPELPEVEIISSGLRKYIVNRKILDVKIFNYKLRRNINDSFINDVKNTTIKSIKRRAKYIIIELSNGKSILCHLGMTGQLTLNENLDENNLKKHTHVIIKLDSHMSIIYNDVRRFGLMISLDSRDVDNHDLISHIGIEPLSDEFDGEVLFKLLSNKTGNIKAALLNQKIVCGIGNIYACEALFYANISPLRKANSLSSKEADSLAKHTKRILKESIEAGGSTLRDYVQSDGSMGGFQNNFAVYGRAGEKCIVCDDVIKNIKQGGRSTFYCSKCQK; translated from the coding sequence ATGCCAGAGCTACCAGAAGTTGAAATAATATCCAGTGGATTGAGGAAATATATAGTAAATAGAAAAATATTAGATGTTAAAATATTTAATTATAAGTTGAGACGAAATATCAATGATAGCTTTATAAATGATGTGAAAAACACTACTATTAAATCAATTAAACGAAGAGCTAAATATATAATTATTGAGTTATCTAATGGTAAGTCAATACTATGCCATTTGGGTATGACGGGTCAATTAACTTTAAATGAGAATTTAGATGAAAACAACTTAAAGAAACATACTCATGTTATAATTAAGTTAGATTCTCATATGTCTATTATATATAATGATGTTCGTAGGTTTGGGTTAATGATAAGTTTAGATAGTAGAGATGTTGATAATCATGATTTAATATCACATATAGGTATAGAGCCTCTAAGTGATGAATTTGATGGTGAAGTTTTGTTTAAATTATTAAGTAATAAAACTGGTAATATTAAAGCAGCTTTATTAAATCAAAAAATAGTTTGTGGTATTGGTAATATATATGCTTGTGAGGCTCTTTTTTATGCTAATATTTCTCCTCTCCGTAAAGCTAACTCTCTATCTTCAAAGGAAGCAGATTCCTTAGCGAAACACACAAAGAGAATATTGAAAGAGTCTATAGAAGCAGGAGGCTCAACTTTAAGAGATTATGTTCAAAGCGATGGCTCTATGGGAGGTTTTCAAAATAACTTTGCTGTCTATGGTAGAGCAGGTGAAAAGTGTATTGTTTGTGATGATGTAATTAAAAATATTAAGCAGGGAGGGAGATCAACTTTCTACTGTTCTAAATGCCAAAAATAG
- a CDS encoding DUF1013 domain-containing protein — MKNKISMPQATATWLIDNTSLTFKQIGRFCGIHWLQVKAIADGEIPKVIGESPIKDELLTKEEIKRCEADPKEQLKRKLARKDIPEVSKRTKGIKYIPISKREDKPNAIAWLIKNYPEMKDEVIVKLIRTTTPTIEAVRTKTHRKQDEIVPTSPVTSGLCSSEDLEAAIAKK, encoded by the coding sequence ATGAAAAACAAAATATCTATGCCTCAAGCTACAGCGACATGGCTAATTGATAACACAAGCTTAACTTTCAAACAAATTGGTAGGTTCTGTGGAATTCACTGGCTACAAGTAAAAGCTATTGCAGACGGAGAAATACCTAAAGTTATTGGTGAAAGCCCAATCAAAGATGAACTTCTAACAAAAGAAGAAATCAAAAGATGTGAAGCTGATCCAAAAGAGCAATTAAAAAGAAAGCTTGCTAGAAAAGATATCCCAGAGGTATCAAAGAGAACAAAAGGTATTAAATATATACCTATCTCAAAAAGAGAAGATAAGCCAAATGCGATTGCATGGTTAATCAAAAACTATCCAGAAATGAAGGATGAGGTTATTGTTAAGTTAATAAGAACCACAACACCTACAATTGAAGCAGTTAGAACAAAGACTCACCGAAAACAAGATGAAATTGTTCCTACAAGCCCAGTTACATCAGGACTATGTTCTTCTGAAGATCTGGAAGCAGCAATTGCGAAAAAATAA
- a CDS encoding response regulator transcription factor encodes MRVLLVENYQATIDKIKNLLNSKEIIIDTCGSKTEMLELCKLYEYNLIIIEQMLDSMDGDHLIEELRNDNIKTPVLAISKTENMSKRISALRKGADDFIVEPFDNQEFLARIKAIIRRANGYAQNKIKSGDLEINLSEQKAYFKGSAISLTKKEYMILEFLFLKKGSTLNKERFLNHLYSGNDEPEAKIIDVFICKLRRKIEKISGGESFIETDWGRGYYLLDKEQ; translated from the coding sequence ATGAGAGTACTGCTAGTTGAAAACTATCAAGCCACTATAGACAAAATTAAAAATTTATTAAACAGCAAAGAAATAATTATAGATACATGTGGCTCTAAAACAGAGATGCTAGAACTGTGCAAACTATATGAATACAATTTAATAATTATAGAACAAATGCTAGACTCTATGGATGGAGACCATTTAATAGAGGAATTAAGAAACGATAACATCAAGACTCCTGTTCTTGCGATTTCAAAAACAGAAAACATGTCAAAGAGAATAAGTGCTTTACGAAAAGGTGCAGATGACTTTATTGTTGAGCCATTTGACAATCAAGAATTTCTAGCTAGAATTAAAGCAATTATTAGAAGAGCTAATGGATATGCTCAAAATAAGATTAAATCTGGAGATCTAGAAATAAATCTATCTGAACAAAAAGCTTATTTTAAAGGATCAGCAATATCTCTTACAAAAAAGGAATATATGATATTAGAGTTTTTATTCTTGAAAAAAGGAAGTACTTTAAATAAAGAGAGATTTCTAAATCACTTATATTCCGGAAATGATGAACCTGAAGCAAAGATAATCGATGTATTTATTTGTAAGTTAAGGAGAAAGATTGAAAAAATCAGCGGAGGAGAAAGCTTCATAGAAACCGATTGGGGACGAGGATATTATTTATTAGATAAAGAGCAATAA
- a CDS encoding pyrimidine 5'-nucleotidase, with amino-acid sequence MIKKLENVKSWIFDLDETLYRPDSKIANQVSDKITEFLMLEYGWEKDIAVDIKKKYYYEYGSTLQGLIKEGKLEDAKKFETFCHDVDISRLEQNKALDKALKKLQGKKYILTTSQSVYAEKVLDALGILNHFELIWGLEETDFIAKPDVHPYKKLITEAELDIDKTAMFEDSYVNITKAKEIGLKTVWIDNGATLESNTKYVREVDSSLIDVRTDDIVETINDIADYQNKF; translated from the coding sequence ATGATTAAAAAATTAGAAAATGTAAAAAGCTGGATATTTGATTTAGATGAGACTCTATATAGACCAGATAGTAAAATAGCTAATCAAGTTTCAGATAAAATAACTGAGTTCCTAATGCTAGAATATGGTTGGGAAAAAGATATCGCTGTAGATATAAAAAAGAAATATTACTATGAGTATGGATCAACACTACAAGGATTAATAAAAGAGGGTAAGCTTGAAGATGCTAAAAAGTTTGAGACTTTTTGCCATGATGTAGATATATCTCGTTTAGAACAAAATAAAGCATTAGACAAAGCTTTAAAAAAGTTACAAGGTAAGAAATATATTTTAACAACCTCTCAAAGTGTATATGCAGAAAAAGTTTTAGATGCTCTTGGTATATTAAATCACTTTGAATTAATATGGGGTCTTGAGGAAACTGATTTTATTGCAAAGCCTGATGTTCATCCATATAAAAAGCTAATAACTGAAGCTGAGTTGGATATTGATAAGACAGCTATGTTTGAGGATAGTTATGTTAATATTACAAAGGCGAAAGAGATAGGTCTAAAAACTGTTTGGATTGATAACGGTGCTACTTTGGAGTCAAACACAAAATATGTTAGAGAAGTTGATAGTTCTTTAATAGATGTTAGAACAGATGATATTGTTGAAACAATTAATGATATTGCAGACTATCAAAATAAATTTTAA
- a CDS encoding ribonuclease J, with protein sequence MSYFKWWIAGGNNEVGANSHVVEFNYKDEQGHNKHIYLIQELGVSFADRKKADDPDYFYPDVTEYLSKHEDQDRNPKEAQAILLTHGHLDHIGAIAILAKEGYRLPVVYATRRTISLIEGMLEALEAPDSIRYKEIDPKREKSCKIKINDYLNIDWYPVSHSVSGSGGFLYTAKDRDDEEPIRVCFQIDFKTDTTVLIEPGYARSIIQDMGKNKISACFMESTRAESKGRNSTEMKIMDNIQYIINKHPKNRVVATTMATNDQRLAIFVYLAHKNNRKLIYFGRSMEATVKNMKQEIVKSIENRFDIKIDIDETIINGKFVNLEDIPVEEQLIMLTGTQAEDGAAMTLASKEDHKKFTFKGYDIVLDSASVIPGNEDFVYPMLKRIGETVEKVYTPPMYDIHASGHGLGGELKEFLTDISKTELKSFITMHGEKKHRESLKRLAEEVNSDLEYYKGNTFEILAPNNGDIIEINKNGSKIIASNDKDFLTYTLVKEEF encoded by the coding sequence ATGAGCTATTTTAAGTGGTGGATTGCTGGAGGCAATAACGAAGTTGGAGCGAACAGCCATGTGGTTGAGTTTAATTATAAAGATGAACAAGGGCACAACAAACATATTTATCTTATCCAAGAGCTAGGAGTAAGCTTTGCTGATAGAAAAAAAGCTGATGATCCAGATTATTTTTATCCAGATGTTACAGAGTATTTATCAAAACATGAAGATCAAGATAGAAATCCTAAAGAGGCTCAAGCAATATTATTAACTCATGGTCATTTAGACCATATAGGTGCTATAGCAATTTTAGCCAAGGAAGGTTATAGATTACCTGTTGTTTATGCAACTCGTAGAACCATCTCTTTAATAGAGGGAATGCTAGAAGCTCTAGAAGCTCCAGATAGTATAAGATACAAAGAAATAGATCCTAAAAGAGAAAAAAGCTGTAAAATAAAAATTAATGATTATCTAAATATTGATTGGTATCCAGTTAGTCATTCTGTAAGTGGTAGCGGAGGTTTTCTATATACGGCAAAAGATAGAGATGATGAAGAACCTATTAGAGTATGTTTCCAAATAGATTTTAAAACAGATACTACAGTTCTTATAGAGCCAGGTTATGCAAGATCTATCATACAAGACATGGGTAAGAATAAAATATCTGCTTGCTTCATGGAATCCACCAGAGCAGAATCTAAAGGCAGAAACTCTACTGAAATGAAAATTATGGATAATATTCAATATATTATCAACAAACACCCTAAAAACAGAGTTGTAGCAACAACAATGGCAACAAATGATCAAAGACTTGCAATATTTGTGTATCTAGCTCATAAAAACAATAGGAAGCTTATATACTTCGGAAGATCTATGGAGGCTACTGTCAAAAACATGAAACAAGAAATTGTAAAGAGTATCGAAAATAGATTTGATATAAAAATTGATATAGATGAAACTATAATTAATGGTAAATTTGTTAATCTAGAAGACATACCGGTTGAAGAACAGTTAATAATGCTAACAGGAACTCAAGCAGAAGATGGTGCAGCTATGACTCTTGCTTCAAAAGAAGATCATAAAAAATTTACATTCAAAGGATATGATATAGTCCTAGATTCAGCTTCTGTCATTCCTGGCAATGAAGATTTCGTATATCCTATGCTTAAAAGGATTGGGGAAACAGTTGAGAAAGTTTATACACCACCTATGTACGATATTCATGCATCAGGACATGGACTAGGCGGAGAATTAAAAGAATTTTTGACAGATATATCTAAAACTGAGTTAAAAAGTTTTATAACTATGCACGGAGAAAAAAAACATAGAGAATCTCTCAAAAGATTAGCCGAAGAAGTAAATAGTGATTTAGAATATTATAAAGGTAATACTTTTGAAATACTTGCTCCTAATAATGGGGATATAATCGAAATAAATAAAAATGGAAGCAAAATAATTGCTTCCAATGATAAAGATTTCTTAACTTACACTCTAGTTAAAGAGGAATTTTAA
- the secB gene encoding protein-export chaperone SecB, whose amino-acid sequence MVKKKAENNETIKMSIIGQYLKDLSFESPNAPDIFQNKSVPNVDVNINIVINKSGSAKNIYESSLKVKATLTQEEKTSFIVEVDYAALVEIVSDNEDAIKAVLVKEVPKILFPYVRQIISSISVQGGFPPLNIAPVNFEELK is encoded by the coding sequence ATGGTAAAAAAGAAAGCAGAAAATAATGAAACAATAAAAATGTCAATAATAGGGCAATACTTGAAGGATCTATCTTTCGAGAGTCCTAATGCTCCTGATATTTTCCAAAATAAGTCAGTACCAAATGTTGATGTTAATATAAATATAGTTATTAATAAAAGCGGCTCAGCAAAAAATATATACGAATCGTCTTTAAAGGTAAAGGCTACTCTTACACAAGAAGAGAAAACTTCATTTATCGTAGAGGTTGATTATGCGGCTCTTGTAGAGATTGTTTCTGATAATGAAGATGCTATAAAGGCTGTGTTAGTAAAAGAAGTACCTAAAATTTTATTTCCTTATGTAAGGCAAATTATTTCTTCAATAAGTGTTCAAGGAGGCTTCCCTCCATTGAATATTGCCCCTGTAAATTTTGAGGAATTGAAATAA